In the genome of Chiloscyllium plagiosum isolate BGI_BamShark_2017 chromosome 33, ASM401019v2, whole genome shotgun sequence, one region contains:
- the tac4 gene encoding tachykinin-4 isoform X2 — MDSLKVFLLLSVVFAHIYCDEDPSPTLEKDSWDIDSENWQDDLPEDNKIMQQFARLVKRAKFDKFYGLMGKRSPGPTQAGQKEKMFIGLMGRRSSSAEAPPEWERIQYNGQRRK, encoded by the exons ATGGACAGCCTTAAAGTGTTCCTCCTGCTGAGCGTGGTCTTCGCCCATATTTACTGCGATGAAGACCCATCACCGACACTAGAAAAGGACTCGTGGGACATTGACAGCGAGAACTGGCAG GATGATTTACCAGAAGACAACAAAATCATGCAACAGTTTGCTCGCCTGGTCAAAAGAGCAAAATTTGATAAATTCTACGGTTTAATGGGGAAACGTTCTCCCG GTCCAACACAAGCAG GACAAAAGGAAAAGATGTTTATTGGCCTTATGGGACGACGGTCTTCAAGTGCTG AGGCACCACCAGAATGGGAACGAATTCAGTACAATGGTCAAAGGCGCAAATAG
- the tac4 gene encoding tachykinin-4 isoform X1, with product MDSLKVFLLLSVVFAHIYCDEDPSPTLEKDSWDIDSENWQDDLPEDNKIMQQFARLVKRAKFDKFYGLMGKRSPGPTQAGNTSRKRQKEKMFIGLMGRRSSSAEAPPEWERIQYNGQRRK from the exons ATGGACAGCCTTAAAGTGTTCCTCCTGCTGAGCGTGGTCTTCGCCCATATTTACTGCGATGAAGACCCATCACCGACACTAGAAAAGGACTCGTGGGACATTGACAGCGAGAACTGGCAG GATGATTTACCAGAAGACAACAAAATCATGCAACAGTTTGCTCGCCTGGTCAAAAGAGCAAAATTTGATAAATTCTACGGTTTAATGGGGAAACGTTCTCCCG GTCCAACACAAGCAGGTAATACAAGCCGTAAAA GACAAAAGGAAAAGATGTTTATTGGCCTTATGGGACGACGGTCTTCAAGTGCTG AGGCACCACCAGAATGGGAACGAATTCAGTACAATGGTCAAAGGCGCAAATAG